The following are from one region of the Corythoichthys intestinalis isolate RoL2023-P3 chromosome 17, ASM3026506v1, whole genome shotgun sequence genome:
- the ufc1 gene encoding ubiquitin-fold modifier-conjugating enzyme 1 translates to MGLLCRLGGAGKPATERLGRFLLRPIGSGSAPACQENEEEAQVLTRCVHVSDSEPVRQLSFHSFPRQVSGRPAMADESTRKTVSQIPLLKTHAGPRDHALWPQRLKEEYQALIRFVENNKAADNDWFRLESNADGTRWSGTCWFVHELLRYDFRLEFDIPVTYPDTAPEVALPELDGKTAKMYRGGKICLTDHFAPLWGRNAPRFGLAHLMALGLGPWLAVEVPDLIARGLVVHREKPGH, encoded by the coding sequence ATGGGGTTACTTTgtagactgggaggggctggtaaACCAGCGACGGAACGACTTGGACGTTTCCTCCTCCGGCCGATAGGTAGCGGCAGTGCACCAGCATGTCAAGAAAATGAAGAGGAAGCCCAAGTGTTGACTCGGTGCGTCCACGTCAGCGACAGCGAGCCGGTGCGCCAGCTGAGCTTTCATTCCTTCCCTCGGCAAGTTTCTGGCCGGCCGGCGATGGCGGACGAAAGCACCCGCAAGACGGTGTCCCAGATCCCGCTGCTGAAGACGCACGCCGGGCCGCGGGACCACGCGCTGTGGCCGCAGCGCCTCAAGGAGGAGTACCAGGCCCTCATCCGCTTCGTGGAGAACAACAAGGCGGCCGACAACGACTGGTTCCGCCTGGAATCCAACGCGGACGGCACGCGCTGGAGCGGCACTTGCTGGTTCGTGCACGAACTGCTGCGTTACGACTTCCGCCTGGAGTTCGACATCCCCGTCACCTACCCGGACACTGCGCCGGAAGTGGCGCTGCCGGAGCTGGACGGCAAGACGGCCAAGATGTACCGCGGAGGCAAGATCTGCCTGACGGACCACTTCGCGCCTCTGTGGGGCCGCAACGCGCCGCGTTTCGGCCTGGCTCACCTCATGGCCCTCGGACTCGGCCCTTGGCTCGCCGTTGAAGTGCCGGACCTCATCGCTAGGGGGCTCGTCGTGCACCGGGAGAAGCCCGGCCACTGA